The Pseudoalteromonas rubra region TATTTATCACTGGTAATGAACTCCATTCCCGAGGGGGCGATTGAAGGTACCCAAACCCAGTCGGGTTGCTGCATACCGGTGCGAGAGGTCTCATCGGTGATCTTGGTACCATTATAGTTGATCCCATAGGTGATGACGGGCCAACCGTAATTGCGTCCTGGCTTGATAATGTTTATTTCATCACCGCCGCGGGGACCATGTTCATGTGTCCAAATCTCGCCGGTTTCAGGGTGCATAGCCATGCCCTGTGGGTTTCTGTGGCCAAATGAGTAAACACTTTTCCGTGCATCTTTTTGTTTTGCAAATGGGTTTGATTCCGGGATGGTGCCATCAGCATTAATCCGGTGTATTTTGCCTGCATCATGATCCAAACGTTGGGGATGCACGTCCCGGTTACCCCGGTCGCCGATTGAGAAATACAGGTAGCCGTCTTTATCGAATTCAATACGAGAACCAAAATGGAACGCACGTTCGGTATTTGGGTAGCCATCAAATATTAATTGCTTGTCGACCAGTTTCATGTCTTTCAGTCGGGCACGCATGATAGAAGTGTTACTGCCTTTTTCTTTGCCTTCAAAGCCCGAATAAGAAAAGTAGATCCAGCCATTTTTATCGTAGTTTGGATCGATCTCGATATCCAGCAGGCCGCCCTGACGCTCAGCATGTACCTCAGGGACGCCTTCAATGGGCTTGTCGATTAGTTTTCCTTCTTTGATCAGGCGGAGCTGACCTGATCTGTCGGTAACCAGCAGTTCTTTGTCATTCAGCCAGGCCATCCCCCAGGGGATCTGAATGCCTCTGGCTACTAGCTCCAGCTGATAGTTGTCCGCGCTCTTTGCCAGCTCAATGGTTTGCGGCTCCACAGCCTGAACGCTTTGAGCAGAGATAAATAATAAGCTTAACGCAATCTTGTTTAGTGTTTTCTTCATGCTTGTTCAACTTAAGTCCACAGAAAGATACTCACAGATTAGCGTGTTTTGGTAAAAAATGTCGGCAGGTGCGGTAAGTGACAGGTGTCCGTTTGAGCTAGGAGTATGGGGAAATTTTGCTCACTTAAATCAATTAAGTAGAAATGTTCGCCAGAGCTGTCCATGGCCCCACCATTCCTAACTTTTCTTTAACTTTACCTGTAAAAGTTAGAGTTTGTACTTATTTAACTTTATGATTATTATGTTTATTTGTTTTTCCTCTGTGTCTTTGTTTGCGTTTGTATAAAAACAGCCTGACTGCATTTTCACTACAACTTTTACAAACGGAAACGCGAATTCCGAAGTCTTTAACATGCCTTACATTCTTACGAATTTCTTTAATTTGAACGTGTCAGCGTTGTCATATAGGCTTGCGCGAATTTTTTAGATTTCCCCCTGGAATGTGTATCTATGTCATTTAGTCGTCGACATACTGCTTTGCTTTCGAGCGCCTTACTGATTGGCTCTTCACCTGTTTTCGCCAACACCACTGAACTGGATAGACTCAAACATGAGCTGACTCACCTGGAACAAAAATTGGCTCAGCTTGAGGCACAATCTGACAGTGCCATTACACGCACAGAAGCACCTGAAAAAGGTGTCCAGGTCGGCGGAGCAATTCGTTTTAACTATGGTATGAATTCTTATGATCAGGACAGTGAACGCCGTGGCGGTGACATAGATTTTGATTTGGTTCGTATTAATTTATCCGGAGAAGTCGCAGAAGTTGGGATTAATGCTGAGGTGCGTTTTCATGACTATATGCGCGTCGTTAAGTTCGCTTACCTGGACTATGACATCACGCCACAGTGGCAGGCTCAGTTGGGCTTAGCGCCGGTCCCGTTTGGCAATACACCGGTTGCGTCACACAGCTATTTTATGACGCCAAATTACTTTGTGGGTCTGGAAGAGGACTATGACTTAGGTCTGGTGTTTAAGCGCGCTATGCAGGACAACTGGCAGCTTGATCTGGCGTTTTTCAAGAATGATGACCATGGGGGGATTGACGGGTCGGCAGAAGATCGTCAAGACCGTTATTCAATAGATCTCGTTGGCCTGCGCGGAGCGGGTGAAGGGGTCTATGATGCGCCCGGTCAAAAACTGGCTGAGT contains the following coding sequences:
- a CDS encoding PQQ-dependent sugar dehydrogenase, encoding MKKTLNKIALSLLFISAQSVQAVEPQTIELAKSADNYQLELVARGIQIPWGMAWLNDKELLVTDRSGQLRLIKEGKLIDKPIEGVPEVHAERQGGLLDIEIDPNYDKNGWIYFSYSGFEGKEKGSNTSIMRARLKDMKLVDKQLIFDGYPNTERAFHFGSRIEFDKDGYLYFSIGDRGNRDVHPQRLDHDAGKIHRINADGTIPESNPFAKQKDARKSVYSFGHRNPQGMAMHPETGEIWTHEHGPRGGDEINIIKPGRNYGWPVITYGINYNGTKITDETSRTGMQQPDWVWVPSIAPSGMEFITSDKYPHWQGHLVVGAMKFAHLVLVELDGNKVVGHSKLFEGAGRVRSIATHPNGDLYLGIDGSGIFKVVPKTK
- a CDS encoding carbohydrate porin — encoded protein: MSFSRRHTALLSSALLIGSSPVFANTTELDRLKHELTHLEQKLAQLEAQSDSAITRTEAPEKGVQVGGAIRFNYGMNSYDQDSERRGGDIDFDLVRINLSGEVAEVGINAEVRFHDYMRVVKFAYLDYDITPQWQAQLGLAPVPFGNTPVASHSYFMTPNYFVGLEEDYDLGLVFKRAMQDNWQLDLAFFKNDDHGGIDGSAEDRQDRYSIDLVGLRGAGEGVYDAPGQKLAEYNTLVGRYAYQFEHALGQTQVGVSALHGGLDNGISRAGDYQAWAVHASNRYEQWYFHIQHTEYDYQVDESTQMVVAANAMYDTIAAKASSTTLGLSYDLSVALGPITDLTLYNDFGLMHDKSDGSANTWMNITGVSVAAGPIFAYIDLVHAQNQPFVGGTLVGDSDDFERRFNVNLGYYF